The nucleotide sequence CGCCGGGGTACGCTACCTGGTCTTTCAGTACCTCGACGACCCCGACGTGAACTGTATCGCGACCCTGGAACTTGCAGGCGGAACGGCGACGTCCACACTCTGGAAAATGTGTAAACAGTAAACCCGTACTCCTCCCCGGCCCACGGCCGGTTCATCCCCTTTTTTCTTTCACCTTCACTGCTGAAAATTTACTCTTGTTTCCTGTGCGGAAATAGATTATGATGCTGAATATTTACATGGAGGAATACGGTGGAGTATGATGACGATGATGCTTCATTAAGCAAGGAAAACGTCACACCCTTTGACGATGATGAAGAGGAGAGCGCTCCGCGCAAAAAAGCGCCCCGGAAAGAGCGTTCCGACGAGGAACTGGTCAACCAGAAAAGAGGTTATACGGCTCAGGAGCGCGACATGATCGAAGCGTGGCTGAAGACGCATAGACCGCAGCGGGATGCGCTGGACGACGACGAAGAGGAGTAGTCAAAGTATGCCGGGGGATACGTTCCTTGGCACTGCTGCGAACGTTTTAGCATCGGATGATGATCTGAGGAATATTTTGTCTGAATCGTTTTGGAGGGAATAAAAGGATCAAAAATGGCAGACAGGAAGGGATTCGAACCCTCGAAGCTGTTACACTTACACGCGTTCCAGGCGTGCGCCTTCAACCGCTCGGCCACCTGTCTACATTTTGAAGACCCGCATTATACTCAAACAATTCTCAATTTAGTTTTAAACGAAGCGGCTAAGAAGCGGTATCGGCTTCGAAGTCGCTATAATTCCAGTCATTAAAGGTTGAAAAGAGACCTGATTTCGGAGAAAAAAGACGTGTTGGAATACGATATTATCGTCGTCGGCGGCGGGCATGCAGGCATAGAGGCTTCCCTGGCGGCGGCACGTATGGGTAAAAAAACCCTGCTGGTTTCCATGCTGGCCGAACAGGTGGGTGCGACGTCGTGCAACCCGGCCGTCGGCGGGTTGGCGAAGGGGCACCTGGTCAGAGAACTTGACGCCCTCGGCGGCGAGATGGGACTGCTGACCGACGAAGCGGGGATCCAGTACCGTATTCTCAACGCGGCCAAAGGGCCGGCCGTACGCGGCAGCCGTGCACAGATCGACATGGACAAATACCGTATCGCCGCGCGTAACGTCATTTTGAACACCCCGAACCTCGACCTGCTGCAGGAGACCGTCGAAGGGCTGCTTTATGAAGCGCAGACGGTCACAGGGGTGCGCACGAACCTGCTCAACGAATACCGTGCCAAACGTGTCATCCTCACGACGGGGACCTTCCTCAAAGGGGTCGTACATATCGGCGAGGTGAAACAGACGGCCGGTCGTTTCGGGGAGTTTTCGGCGGAGAACCTCTCCGATTCGCTCCGCGCCCTCGGCCTTAAGGTCGGCCGCCTCAAAACGGGTACCTGCCCCCGCGTCGATTCTAAGACGATCGATTTCTCGGTGATGGAGCAGCAGCCCGGCGACGAACTGCCGAACCCGTTCAGTTTCCGGACAGACCGCAAGAAGTTTGCCGAAGAGAAGCAGCAGCTCCCCTGCTACATCGCCTACACGAACGAAGATACGCACGGCATCATCGAGGGCAACTTCCACCGTGCCCCGCTCTTTACGGGTCAGATTGAGGGGATAGGACCCCGCTACTGCCCCAGCATCGAGGACAAGATCAACCGTTTCCGGGACAAAGACCGTCACCACCTTTTCATCGAGCCGCAGACCGAGGAGAACACGGAGTGCTACATCAACGGGATGAGCACGTCGCTGCCGCCCGATGTACAGCAGGCGATGGTCCACTCGGTGCGGGGGATGGAGAATGCGAAGATCGTCCGCTACGGCTACGCGATCGAGTACGACTACGTCGACCCGACGGAGCTGAAGCACTCGCTGGAAACGAAAAAGGTGCACCACCTTTTCCTGGCCGGCCAGATCAACGGCACGACGGGCTACGAAGAGGCGGCGGCCCAGGGCCTGATGGCCGGGATCAACGCCGCGCTTTCGCTGGACGGGCGGGAGCCGCTGGTTCTGGGCCGTGACGAGGCTTATATCGGCGTTCTGATCGATGACCTGGTGACGAAGGGAACCAAAGAGCCCTACCGTATGTTCACCTCCCGTGCCGAGTACCGCCTGCTGCTGCGCGAAGAGACGGCCGACATCCGCCTGGGCAAATACGGCCACGATGCGGGACTCATCGACGATGCGACTTTCGAACGGTTCGAGACGAAACGCAAGCAGATCGAGGAGGGAGTGGCCCTCGTCAATGCGACGGAGTATACCCCGAACAAGGAGTTCCTTGGCTTTCTGGAAAGCATCGGCGAGGAGCGTGTGACGGACAAAATTACCGCGCAGCAGCTTATCGCGCGCAAGAGCTTCACCCGGGAGAAGATGCTTACCCTCCTGCCGGAGCTTGGCAAGTACGATCCGTATATCCAGGAGCAGATCATGGTCGAGGCGAAGTACGCCCGCTACGTCGAGAAGCAGCTCGACGAGATCGAGAAGATGAAGAAGAATATCAGCATCAAGATCCCCGAAGGATTCGACTTTTCCTCCGTCAAGGGGCTCTCGAACGAGATCGTCGAGAAGCTGAAAACCTTCAACCCGCCGACCCTGCAGGCGGCCTCGCAGATCAGCGGGGTGACGCCGGCGGCGATCGAGATTCTTCATATCTATATCAAGATGGCACAGAAAAAGGCGGCAGGATGAGACTCTTTTATTATGTACACACCGGGCACCGCATCGGCCTGGACCGTTTCCGCCGCGCGGCGACGATCATCCGCGCCCTGGGCGACGTCGATATCACCCTGCTGACCTCCGATTTCCGTATCGCTTCGATGGCCAGAGAACACGGCATCAAACGCGCCGTCGGCGTCGACGTCGTGCGCAATATCCCCCAGATCGCCAACAACGGCGACAAGATCATCTTCGACTCCGCCGAGATCAACCCGGTCATGCTCGACGACATGACCCGTTACTTCTCGACTTTTATCCGTATCAGCGACGATCCGAATGAGCAGAAGCACCCCGGCGAACTGCTCGTCTCACCTTACCTCGAAGGCGAAGGGATTTTCAAAGGCGTTGCCGTGGACGACGAGTGGTTTGAAGCAAAGCCCAAGACGATCAAGCGGGCCTTCTTTTTCGGCGACGACGACTACGAGGAGGACCTGGCGGCGAACGCCCCTGCCTTTGCGGGGCTGGAGCTGGAACTGCTGGAAGGGTTCTACTGGTTCTACGGCTACGGCGGGAAGCTCAAGGAGCGTTTCACGGCGTTGCATGACGAGGAAGCGTACGATGCGGTCGTTGCCGGAAGCGAATGCCTGGTAACATCGTCGCCGCAGGCGGTGCTGGAGCACCTGGCCGCCGGCGGCAAGCCGATCTACCTTCAGCGTGCCGATTACCCGACCGATTTCATCCCGCTTTTCGAATCTCTCACCATTCCTGTTATTCACGGTTTTAATAAGTCTGCATTATCGGCAGCATTAAACGAAGTGCAATCACATACCTATCACGCTTGTCCCAAAAATAGCGAAGAATTAGCAACATTTCTTAAACAAAATCTCAATTTATATTGACTTAATCCTATTTTATATAAGATAGAGCGAAATGTTTTATAAGTGAGGACAAAACTATGGAGCAAAGCCGTAGGGGTTTTATGGGTAAAGTCTTCGGAGCGGTTGCCGGTGTCGGCGCCGTCGGAGCACTTTATGCTATGAAAAAATCGTGGGACCCGCTTCCGAGCGTTAAAGCGGCGGGTTTTACGACAGTCGATCTGAGCGCTGCTGAACCGAACAAACTGATGGTCGAAAAGTGGCGCGGGAAGCCGATCTTTATTCTGAAAAAGACACCGGAGATGGTCGCGAAACAGAGTGCCGAGCAGACGGCGCGTGACATTGTTGTCAACGGGGAGAATTTCCTGATCTGCATCGGCCTGTGTACCCACCTTGGATGTATCCCGGCTTACCGCGAAGCGAAGCAGGACTTCAAATGTGCCTGCCACGGCGGTGAGTTCGACAGCAGTGGTATCGATACCCTTGCACCGCCGCCGAGCCCGATGGTGATCCCGCCTTTCAATGTCAAAGGCAACACGGTCGTACTGGGTGAAGAGGGCGAAACGTATCGCCAAATGAAAGATGCCGGCGTGCTGGCGTAAGTGAGGAGGGGAAATGGCACACTTTACTAAAGCAACCAGCGTACATGACTGGTTGAACCAGCGCCTGGCGATCGATACGCTGCAGCGCGTACTCTCAAAAGAGTATTGGATTCCGAAAAATATCAATTTTCTTTGGGCAATGGGGATGGTTCTGGCGTTTACGTTCGGCATCCTGCTCGTATCAGGAATTTTCCTGCTGATGTACTATCAGCCGCACGTGGACACGGCCTTCGACAGTGTCAACTTCACGATCATGCGCGAAGTGGAGTTCGGCTGGCTCTGGCGTCACGTCCATGCGGTCGCGGCTTCCGTCGTCTTCCTGATCATCTATATCCACATGCTGACGGGGATCTACTACGGTTCGTACAAGAAGGGCCGCGAGATGATCTGGATCTCCGGTATGCTCCTGTTCGTCGCGTTCTCCGCCGAAGCGTTCAGCGGTTACATGCTTCCGTGGGGCCAGATGAGCTACTGGGCGGGTATGGTTATTACCAACCTCTTCAGCCTCGGTTCACTCGAATTCAACGGGCTTGTTGAGTGGATCCGCGGTGACTACGTCCCGGGCCAGGCGTTCCTGGACCGCTTCTTTATGCTGCACGTCTTGCTGATCCCGCTGGCGATCCTGGGCCTGATCGGGCTGCACTTCGGTGCGCTGCGCATCCCGCACGTTAATAACCAGGACGGCGAGGAGTTCGATTTCGACGAGGAAGCAGCCAAGTATAAAGCCGGTAACAAGAAAGAGTCCAAGGTCATCGCCTTCGCGAACGACTTCCTTTCCAAGGATATGTTCGTCGTGAGCATCTACCTGATCTTCTTCTTCTACCTGGTCTTCTGGCACTTCGGTTTCGCGATGGACGCGATCAACTTCGACCCGGCTGACGGCTTGAAGACACCGCCGCACATCTATCCGGAGTGGTACTTCCTCTGGAGCTATGAGATCCTGCGCCCGTTCCCGAAAGATCCGGGCCTTGTCGCCTTCGGTTTTGCCCAGGTGATCTTCTTCCTGCTGCCGTGGCTTGACCGCAGCCCGAACGCCGTGCCGGCAAGCCGCCGCGGCCTCTTCTTCTTCTGGTTCTGGGCGATGGTCATCGACCTGATCATCCTGACCGCGATGGGCAAGCTGCCGCCGCAGGGTATTTACAGCACGATCGGCCTGTTCGCCGCATGGGCATTTATCGGCCTGTGGGTGATCCTGCCGTTCATTACAAGAAATGAAAAACGGGCATAAGGAGAAGTTGATGAAAGAATTTAAAATTTTAGCCGTTGTCATCTTCTTTACCCTGGTGACCTATTGGTTGGTCGAGCCTTTCGCCCACTCGCAGATGCATGCGCATGTTGAGAGCGAAGGCTTCTCCTATGACGATCTTCCGCCGCTCGAGAAAACGGGCGATGCTACCCGCGGCCAGGACCTTGTCATGGGTGCCGGCGGCTGTATCGGCTGTCACAGCATTGAAGCCGCCGGTTTCCCGGCAGCAATGGACGCGGTCACGAACAGTGCCTCTTACGGCGTTAACCCGCCGGACCTGAGCAATGCGGGCGGCATCTATGACGCCAAGTTCCTTGCGGCCCTGATCAAGAACCCGACGCAGGCGCTGATGGTCGAGCACAAGTTCACGCCTGAAAGCGGCAAAATGCACCCGATGATCGCCTTCTACGGTGCCGGCGGGGATATCGACCAGGAGGTCGCCGACATGGTCGCCTACCTGCAGTCCATCGCGCCGAAGCCGGATCAGATTACGCCGGCGCAGGCGTTTGAGACGGCCTGTGGCCGCTGCCACTCCGTCAAGTACGAGAACTGGACGCAGATCGGCGAGAAACCGGTCTTCAAGAAGAAGCGCGACGAGCTGGTCTTCCTGACCCAGCTCGAGGATTACAACGCGAACCTGATGGGTTACATGGGCAAACTCCCGCCGGATCTCTCCATGTATATCCGTTCCCGCGGCGAACACTACCTCTCGACCTTTATCGAGAACCCGCAGAACCTGCTGCACGGTACGGCGATGCCGCGTGTCGGTGTGAGCAAGGATGGGGCCGAGAAGGTGCTTGAGTACCTCGTCGAGGCCGGTGATCCGAAGCATGCCGAACGCGACAGCGTCGGTGTCAAGGTCATGATCTTCCTGCTTGTCTTCGCGGCAGCATCCTACCTCTGGAAAAAAGAGATCTGGAAAGATCTGCACTAAGCCTAGCGGGGCGCGGCGGCCCTGCCGCACCCTTTACTTAACCTATCTCAACCCTTTCCAATCAACTTCCCGCTATAATTTCACTTTTCTAATGGATTGGATACCTTTCCACACATCAAAATACGAGGCTGTTCCGGAGACGACGGGACGCAGGAAAAAGAGTAGGCATTGCTGGTAGACAAATTTGACAGAACCGTTGATTATCTCCGCGTTTCGGTAACGGAGCGCTGCAATTTCCGCTGTCAATACTGCATGCCGGAAAAACCGTTCTCCTGGGTACCCAAAGAGAACCTGCTCAGTTTCGAAGAGCTCTTCGCCTTTATCAAGGTGGCCATTGACGAGGGGGTCAAGAAGATCCGTATCACCGGCGGCGAGCCGCTGCTGCGCGAAGACCTCGATGTCTTTATCAAGATGATCCACGACTACAAGCCCGACGTCGACCTGGCGATGACGACCAACGCCTTCCTGCTCAAAGGGGCCGCGCAGAAACTCTATGATGCCGGGCTGCGCCGCCTCAACGTTTCCGTCGATTCGCTTAAGCCCGACGTAGCTGAAAAGATCGCACAGAAGGACGTGCTCTCCCAGGTCCTCGCCGGGATCGACGAGGCGCTGAAGGTCGGCCTCAAGGTGAAGGTGAACATGGTCCCGATGAAGGGGGTCAACGACGGTGAGATCCTCGATATCCTCGAGTACTGTAAAGAACGCGGTATGGTCGTGCGCTTCATCGAGTACATGGAAAACGTCCATGCGCACTCCGACGTCAAGGGGCTCGACAGCGAAGAGCTGCTCAGCATTATCGGCAGCCGGTACGCGTACGAGGACGAAGGCTTCGACGGCCACTCCCCGTCGCACTACTACAAGCTCGGGGATGGCTACGAATTCGGCATCATCGAACCGCATAAAGATGATTTCTGTAAAAAGTGCAACCGCATCCGCCTGACGGCCGAGGGGCAGCTGATCCCCTGCCTCTATTTCGACGAAGCGATGAGCATCAAGGATGCGGTCAAGCGCGGTGATATCAAAACGGCGGCACTGATCCTCAAAGAGGTTGTCAAGAACAAACCGGAGAAGAACCGCTGGAGCGATCCGGACGGCGAGCACTCCAAGCGCGCTTTTTACGAAACGGGGGGCTGATGCTCTACCTCGTCGAACACTTCTACTCCATCCAGGGCGAAGGGCGCTATACGGGCGTGCCGTCGCTCTTCTTCCGTTTCGGCGGCTGCAATATGCGCTGCGAGGGGTTCGCATGCAGCGAGACCGCTCCGAACGGGGTGACCGTCACGGGCTGTGATACCGTCTACGCCGTCAACAAGCAGCATTTCGGTGAGCAGTGGCTCTGCATCGAGCATGCCGACGAGCTCATTACGATCATGAACGGCTATACCCTGCCGCCGAATGTCGATGTCGTCATGACCGGCGGCGAGCCGCTGATCTACGCCGAGAACGAGGTCTTCACGGCCTTTGTCCGCAACCTCGTGGACCGCGGCCATCGCGTCACCTTCGAGACCAACGGCGCGATGCCCGTCGATTTTGACCGTTTCCCGGTCTACCGCGACTGCGTATTCGCCCTCTCCGTCAAACTTTCCAACAGCGGCGAGCCGTTTGAGAAACGGGTGCGCCCGAACGCCTTCGTTCCCATTGCACAGCAGGCGAAAGAGGCCTACTTCAAGTTCACGATCGACCGGGATTCCATTGGCGAGAACATGGAGCACGAGATCGACGAAATCGTCGCCCATGCGCCGCAGATTCAGGTCTACTGCATGCCCATGGGCGGCAGCCGCGCCGAGATCGAAGCCAACACCGAGGCCGTCATCGGTTTCTGCAAAGCCCGGGGCTACACCTACAGCGACCGCCTTCACATCCGTATCTGGGATGCCAACAAGGGTGTATAGCGTTAAGTGTTAAGCAAGTAGCGCTAAGAGAGAGAAAAGGATGACGTGTCATCCTGCGCTTAACGCTTAACGCTTAACGCTTAACGCTTAACGCGCTTCACGCAGTTTCCCCAATATCAGCTCGAAATGCTGGATCAGGTCGTAATACTCCCGGCGGTAGGAGAGCGGCACGTCGACTTTCTGGATTTTCTGCAGTGCCTGTTCAAGCTTGTTGACAGCCTCCCGCCGCTGCGCCGCGTCATAGCTCCCCATCTCATCCTCAATGGCATTCAGCGTTTTGTACCAGCGATAGATCTTGGAGCGGCTGCGCCAGCTCACGAGCGGCAGGAAGAGTTTCACCAGGGGGATCATCAGGGCGATGACCGGGATAAAGAGCAGCATCAGGCGTTTGATGATCGAGGCGATCCAGAAGGGGAAGAGGCCCTCCAGCCAGCTTTCGCCGTCGCGCAGATAGACCTCCGCATCGGCATTGATGGGGAACTCCAGGCGGGCGGTGCCCGGGAACTCACCTTCTTTGCGGAAGACACCCGCCCCGCCGTGGACCTCCTTTGCCGCGCGCAGTACGAGCCGGATAAGGTCGGGGTGGAGGTCCCCGCGGCTGACCAGTGTCGCCGTCGCGGCGATAAGATGCTTGGTCGTTGCGGGG is from Sulfurimonas sp. HSL-1656 and encodes:
- the mnmG gene encoding tRNA uridine-5-carboxymethylaminomethyl(34) synthesis enzyme MnmG — encoded protein: MEYDIIVVGGGHAGIEASLAAARMGKKTLLVSMLAEQVGATSCNPAVGGLAKGHLVRELDALGGEMGLLTDEAGIQYRILNAAKGPAVRGSRAQIDMDKYRIAARNVILNTPNLDLLQETVEGLLYEAQTVTGVRTNLLNEYRAKRVILTTGTFLKGVVHIGEVKQTAGRFGEFSAENLSDSLRALGLKVGRLKTGTCPRVDSKTIDFSVMEQQPGDELPNPFSFRTDRKKFAEEKQQLPCYIAYTNEDTHGIIEGNFHRAPLFTGQIEGIGPRYCPSIEDKINRFRDKDRHHLFIEPQTEENTECYINGMSTSLPPDVQQAMVHSVRGMENAKIVRYGYAIEYDYVDPTELKHSLETKKVHHLFLAGQINGTTGYEEAAAQGLMAGINAALSLDGREPLVLGRDEAYIGVLIDDLVTKGTKEPYRMFTSRAEYRLLLREETADIRLGKYGHDAGLIDDATFERFETKRKQIEEGVALVNATEYTPNKEFLGFLESIGEERVTDKITAQQLIARKSFTREKMLTLLPELGKYDPYIQEQIMVEAKYARYVEKQLDEIEKMKKNISIKIPEGFDFSSVKGLSNEIVEKLKTFNPPTLQAASQISGVTPAAIEILHIYIKMAQKKAAG
- a CDS encoding cytochrome bc complex cytochrome b subunit, which codes for MAHFTKATSVHDWLNQRLAIDTLQRVLSKEYWIPKNINFLWAMGMVLAFTFGILLVSGIFLLMYYQPHVDTAFDSVNFTIMREVEFGWLWRHVHAVAASVVFLIIYIHMLTGIYYGSYKKGREMIWISGMLLFVAFSAEAFSGYMLPWGQMSYWAGMVITNLFSLGSLEFNGLVEWIRGDYVPGQAFLDRFFMLHVLLIPLAILGLIGLHFGALRIPHVNNQDGEEFDFDEEAAKYKAGNKKESKVIAFANDFLSKDMFVVSIYLIFFFYLVFWHFGFAMDAINFDPADGLKTPPHIYPEWYFLWSYEILRPFPKDPGLVAFGFAQVIFFLLPWLDRSPNAVPASRRGLFFFWFWAMVIDLIILTAMGKLPPQGIYSTIGLFAAWAFIGLWVILPFITRNEKRA
- the petA gene encoding ubiquinol-cytochrome c reductase iron-sulfur subunit; this translates as MGKVFGAVAGVGAVGALYAMKKSWDPLPSVKAAGFTTVDLSAAEPNKLMVEKWRGKPIFILKKTPEMVAKQSAEQTARDIVVNGENFLICIGLCTHLGCIPAYREAKQDFKCACHGGEFDSSGIDTLAPPPSPMVIPPFNVKGNTVVLGEEGETYRQMKDAGVLA
- a CDS encoding c-type cytochrome encodes the protein MKEFKILAVVIFFTLVTYWLVEPFAHSQMHAHVESEGFSYDDLPPLEKTGDATRGQDLVMGAGGCIGCHSIEAAGFPAAMDAVTNSASYGVNPPDLSNAGGIYDAKFLAALIKNPTQALMVEHKFTPESGKMHPMIAFYGAGGDIDQEVADMVAYLQSIAPKPDQITPAQAFETACGRCHSVKYENWTQIGEKPVFKKKRDELVFLTQLEDYNANLMGYMGKLPPDLSMYIRSRGEHYLSTFIENPQNLLHGTAMPRVGVSKDGAEKVLEYLVEAGDPKHAERDSVGVKVMIFLLVFAAASYLWKKEIWKDLH
- the moaA gene encoding GTP 3',8-cyclase MoaA; this encodes MLVDKFDRTVDYLRVSVTERCNFRCQYCMPEKPFSWVPKENLLSFEELFAFIKVAIDEGVKKIRITGGEPLLREDLDVFIKMIHDYKPDVDLAMTTNAFLLKGAAQKLYDAGLRRLNVSVDSLKPDVAEKIAQKDVLSQVLAGIDEALKVGLKVKVNMVPMKGVNDGEILDILEYCKERGMVVRFIEYMENVHAHSDVKGLDSEELLSIIGSRYAYEDEGFDGHSPSHYYKLGDGYEFGIIEPHKDDFCKKCNRIRLTAEGQLIPCLYFDEAMSIKDAVKRGDIKTAALILKEVVKNKPEKNRWSDPDGEHSKRAFYETGG
- a CDS encoding 7-carboxy-7-deazaguanine synthase QueE, producing the protein MLYLVEHFYSIQGEGRYTGVPSLFFRFGGCNMRCEGFACSETAPNGVTVTGCDTVYAVNKQHFGEQWLCIEHADELITIMNGYTLPPNVDVVMTGGEPLIYAENEVFTAFVRNLVDRGHRVTFETNGAMPVDFDRFPVYRDCVFALSVKLSNSGEPFEKRVRPNAFVPIAQQAKEAYFKFTIDRDSIGENMEHEIDEIVAHAPQIQVYCMPMGGSRAEIEANTEAVIGFCKARGYTYSDRLHIRIWDANKGV